From the Ilumatobacteraceae bacterium genome, the window TGCGGGTACTTCGAGTCGTACGAGTCGAAGAACACGACGTGGTCGGGCACCCAGAGCGAACCGAAGCCGAGCTCCTCGGTGGTCTGTGCGTATTCGCGGATGTGGGCCAGACCTCGACCGGGCGTGCCGTCGAAGATCTGGACCATGCCGACCTCCATCGCGCTCATCCGAGGTACGCGTCCATGACCTCAGGCGAGTCGGCGAGCACCGACGGCGGACCGTCGATGACGAGCCGACCCCGTTCGAGGACGTAGGCGTGATCGGCGATCGCGAGGGCCAGCGTGGCGTTCTGTTCGACGAGCACGATGCCGAGATCGAGCTGACGGATCTGATTGATCGCATCGAACACCAGGTCGACGATCGACGGGGCGAGTCCCATCGACGGTTCGTCGAGCAGCAGCACCCGCGGCTGGGTCATCAGCGCTCGGCCGAGCGCCAGCATCTGCTGCTCTCCCCCGCTGAGGAGACCGGCGTGCTGGGAGCGCCGCTCGGCGAGTCGCGGGAAGAGGTCGTAGACCTGGTCGAGCGTCTTGCGGTACGGCTCGCGGGCACGCTTGTTGAACCGAGCGAGGTCGAGGTTCTCCTCGACGGTGAGTGGAGCGACGACCATGCGCCCCTCCGGAACGATCGCCAGGCCGCGCTTGACGACGTCATGCGGTTTCATGCCGGCGATGTCCTCACCGTCGAGCAGCACGCTGCCGGAGATCGGTTTGTGCAGTCCGGCGATCGAGTTGAGCGCGGTCGACTTGCCCGCGCCGTTCGAGCCGATGATGGCGATGAATCCTCGTGGTGGTAGCTCGAGATCGAGGTCAGTCAGGGCTCGAATCGCCCCGTACCCCGAGCACAGCTTGGACACGTTCAGCATCTGACTGCTTTCCAAAATAGGCGGCCTGGACTTCTTCGTTCTCCACGCACTCGCGAGGAGTTCCCTCGGTGATCAACTCACCGAAGTTCATGACGACCGCATGCGAACAGAAGTTGAGCACCAGCTTGATGTTGTGCTCGATGAGGACGAGGGAGAGTCCTTCGTCGCGCAGGTTCACGAGCAGTTGGCCGAGCGCGTCGGACTCGACGTCGTTCATGCCGGCGGTGGGCTCGTCGAGCATGATGACGCGGGGATCGGTGGCGAGTGCACGTGCGATCTCGACGCGGCGCTGCTCGCCGTACGGCAGCGACTCGGCGAGTCGCTCGGGCGGCGCGGTCACACCGACCCGGTCGAGCAGGGCTCGCGCCTTCTCCTCCGCCTCGCGACGTTCCCGTCGCTCGGAGGGCAGGCACAGCACCGACTGCCACAGCTGCGAAGATCGCTGACGGTACGAGCCGGTCACGACGGTCTCGAGCACGGTGAGACCCGGGAAGAGCCGGACGTTCTGATAGGTGCGTGCGATCCCGGCCGCTGCCACACGATGGGCCGAGAGGCGTTCGACGCTGTCACCAAACACGCTGACGGTGCCGGAGTCGGCCTTCATCAGGCCGGAGATCAGGTTGAGCACCGTGGTCTTGCCGGCACCGTTCGGGCCGAGCAGACCGAAGATCGAGTTGGCCGGCACGTCGAACGAGAGGCTGTCGACGGCCCGGAGTCCACCGAAGGCCTTGGACAGCCGGTCGACCGACAGTGCCGGCTGCTCAGCCTTCGTGGTGACGTCGGTTGCGCTCATGACAGCACCGCCTCGGGTTGCTCGTCGATCGCGGGTCCCGACGACGACCGACGGCTCGGCGGCCACAACGGTCGCTCGCGCTGTTTGCGGCGCCTCGGATCGACGATGCCGCGAGGCAGATAGATCATGATGATGACGAGCAGGATGCCGTTCGCGATCTCGTGGCCGTCGTCGATGAACTCCGACAGCAGTTCCGGCAGGAAGCGGAACACCATGGCGCCGACGATCGCCCCGAACCAGTGGTACGCCCCGCCGAGGACGACGGCGGCGAGCATCGTGAATGCCAGGTCGATGTAGAACGTGTTGGGTCCGATGAACTGGAGCTGGTCGGCCATCAGGACGCCGGCGACGCCGCCGATCCCGCCGCTCAGGAGCAGACCGATCCGCTGCACGTGACGCGGGTCGACGCCGAGGGTCGACGCGGCCTGCGGATCTTCGCGGACGGTCACCGCGGCCATGCCGTAGCGCGAGTTCGCCAAGCGCCAGAAGATGAACAACGACACCGCCGTGACCGCGAGCACCGACCACAGCGACGACTGCCGCGGAACGGAGATGCCGTTCGCGCCACCGGTCAGATCGGGCAGGTTGACGATGAACACGCGGGTGATCAGCACGAGCGCGATCGTGGCCATCGCCACGTAATGGCTCGCGAGCCGCAACAGCACGAACGACAGGATGATCGCCGTGGCCATGCCGACCCCGATGCCGATCAGCAGCCCGAGGCCGAGCCCGAGGTCGTGGTCGAGCCGGATGCGGGCGTAGGTGAATCCACCGACGGCGCCGAACGACGCCGCCGCCACGCTCAGCACTCCCGACGCCAGCGACGCATAGGTGGAGAGCGCGAACAATCCGTAGATCAGCCCGAAGGTGAAGGTGGACTTGTAGTCGGTGAAGAACTCCAGGAAGGCGATCATGTCAGGCCCGCTTCAGCTCGAGCTCCGAGAACAGACCACGTGGTCGTACGAGGAGGACGGCGAACAGGAGACCGAACGTGATGGCATCACGGAAGCTCGACGAGATGTACTGCGCACCCATCACCTCAGCGACACCGATCAGGAGACCGCCGGCGAGCGTCCCGCGGACGTCGCCGAACCCACCGACGACGACGGCGGCGAATCCCTTGAAGAGCAGGCCGTCTCCCATGCCGCGCGAGATGTTGCTGGTGGCTCCGCCGGCCAGGACGCCGGCCAGTCCGGCGATCGCTGCGGCGAGGAAGGCGGTGAGGAGGATGATCCGGCCGGAGTTGACGCCGCTGATCGCGGCGGCGTTCGGGTCGTAGCCGACGGCTCGGATACCGGATCCGATGCGGGTGTGGCGCATCAGCACGTACAGGCCGGCGGCGAGCGTGAAGGCGGCGATGATGTTGACGATCTGGATGAACTGCAGACCGAGGCTGCCGACGCTGATGAGTTCTTCGGAGAAGGTGCCGCTCGGGAACCGCTTCGAGCGATGATCGGTGAACCGGTCGACGAGGGAGCCGAGCACGATCGAGACGCCGATGCTGGTGATGATCGTGCCGAGCAGGCCGGTCCCCCGCTTGCGCAGCGGGTTGAAGGCCAACCGGTCGACGGCGACCCCGATGAAGCCGGCACCGACGATGCCGACGATCACGGCACCGACGAACGGCAGGTCGTACTTCTCGACGCACCAGAGGGCGATCAGGGCGCCCCACGAGGCGAACATCCCGTGCGCCACGTTGAGGATCCCCAGGGTGGCGAACACGAGACCGAACCCGAACGCGAAGAGCGCGTAGGTGGATCCGAGCGCAATCCCGTTGAGCAATTGTTGGAAGAACAGTGTCATCGCCACCCCCGAGTAGCACCGACCGGTTGGAGTACGAACCAACCAAGCGGTTGCTTAGTGTAGGCGGACCACCCACACCCGTCAAATCTTGACCGGCCGACGCCGGCCGGTCCCAGCCCGAAACGAACGAGGGGCGGATCCCGGTCGGGATCCGCCCCTCGGCTCAGTGTCGGCCTGCCGTGCAGGCCACCTCGATCACGGCGTCCAGATGGTCTGGCTGCCGTCGGCGTTCCACTGCATGAACGTGGTCGGGCTGGCGAGCGACGCCTGTCCGTCCTCGAAGACGATCTGGCCGTACGGCGTGGTCATCTCCGTGATGCCGGCCATCGCCTGGGCGACGGCTTCGGAGTCGCCGGTGCCGGCGAGGCGCAGGCCTTCGGCGGCGACGAGGACAGCGGTGTAACCCTGGGCGGCGAACACGTCGGGCACTTCGCCGTGCTCGGCCTCGTAGGCCTCGGTGAAAGCGACGGCTTCCGGCGTGGTCATCTGCGGGGTGAAGGCGATCGGGAAGATGATCCCGTCGAGCGTGTCGCCACCGATCTCGTAGTTGGCGGCATTGCTGATGCCGTAGGTCGTCACGAGACGACCTTCGTATCCGCGGTCACGCAGCGCCTTGGCGAGCAGCGTGGCTTCCTGGCCGAGCATCGACAGGGCGACGACATCGGGGTTCTCGTCGATGATCTGGGTCGCCGGGCCGCTGAAGTCGGTGTCACCGGTTGCGGTGTCGACGGTCTCGAGGACCTCGATGCCCGCTCCGGAGAACGCGTCGGCCCAGATCACACCTTCGTTGGTCATGCCGTCGTTGTCGGCGGTGACGACGATCACGCCGGTCGACATGCTGCCGTCCGAGTTCAGTCCGTCGATCATCTCCTTGTAGGCCGGGTCACCCAGCAGCAGGACCGGCCGGTACATGTACGGCGGCTCGTTGAGCCCTGGCAGGATCGCCGACGTCACGACGCCGGCGGTCTGCGCGTTGGCCAGGATCGGCTTGACCGAACCGGCGACGCTCGACAGTGCGCAGCAGAGCACCGCCGACACGTCGTCACTGAGGAAGCCCTCGACGATGCCGATCGCCTTCGCGGCGTCGCCTCCGGCGTCTTCCTCGTCCATCCGCAGGGTGACGCCCTCGCCGAGGAGGCCCTCCTCGTTGATGATCTTGACCGCGAGGTTGGCGCCGTTGGCCAGCGGCACGCCGGCGAACGCCGCCGGGCCGGAGGTCAGGGCCTCGAAGCCGATGGTGTACTCACCGGCCGGCAGACCCGAAGCTTCTTCGGTGGGCTCCTCGGTCGTGGCGGGCTCGTCGGACATGTCGTCCGACGCGTCATCGGACATGTCGTCCGACGCGTCATCGGACATGTCATCCGACGCCTCGTCGGTCACGTCGTCGGCGGTCGAATCGGCGGTGCTTTCGTCTTCGGTCGGCGTGTCACCGGCATCGCCGGCGTCGTCGTCGTCGCCACCGCAGGCGGCGAGTACGAGTACTGCGGCCAGCGTGGCGCCGACGATGCGCCGGCGTGCTGTGGGTCGAGATGCGGTCATTGGTGTTCCCCCTGGGAGTGTTGAGCTGAACAAGCAAGTGCTTGTTTAGTCCATCGCTTCCGAGAACACAAGGTTTCGATTCGGTTCGGGCGCTTGACAGCCGCTCGATCTTCGCTATTCTTTCGTCTACCAAGCGCTTGCTTGTTTCTGCGGTGCGAACGGAGGACGCCATGAGCAACCGAGATTCCCTGACCTGTGCGACCGAGACCGTCGTGCTGAATGCCACCGAATTGTGTGGCACCGTCGAGCTGGGCGACCAGCGCGGTCGGACGATCGGATTCCCCACCGCCAACCTCCCCCTCGCCGCGACGTCGGCGCTGGCCAACGGCGTCTATGCCGGGCGGGTGACGCTCAGCGACGGGCGCCAGTTCGTCGCTGCCGTCAATGTCGGCCACCGTCCCACGATCTACACCGATGGTGTTCGCCTCGTCGAGGCCCATCTGATCGGCTTCGACGGCGACCTGTACGGCAGCACGATCGTGGTGCGTCTCACGCGACGTCTCCGGGACGAGCAGCGTTTCGGGTCGCTCGAGGAGTTGCAGGCCCAGATCGCGCTCGACACCGAGCGTGCCATCGAAGCCGCCGGCTGACCGCGCCGTCGACCCCCCGGTCGACGCGATCAGCCGGCGGCTCCGGTCGGCGGCCCGTGGTTCAGTGCGGCGCTCGGTCGCCCACCGGGGAGAGGTCGGTGTCGGCCTCCGGATCCTGCGGGCGCACGCGGATGCGGGTGATCTTGCGGCCGCGCACCTCTTCGACGGTGAGATCATGCCCCTGCACCGTCGCCGACGTTCCCACCGTGGGGAGGACGGCGGTGGCCGCGAGCACGACGCCGGCGATCGTCGTGACGTCCGGGTGCTCGATCACGATGCCGTGGTCGTCGGCGAGTTCGTGCAGGGTGACCTCACCGCTCAGGCTGAGCGACCCGTCGTCGTGTCGCACCGGCCCGCGCTCGTCGGCGTGGGTCTCCTGATCCATCACGTCGGCGATGATGTCGTCCATCGTGACGATGCCGAGCGTCGCCCCGTGCTCGTCGACGACGAGCGCCGCGTGCGTCTGCTCGCGCCGGAAGCGTTCGAGCACGTCCTCGGCGGTGGCGGTGCCTGGCACCGTGGGGATCCGACGCATCAGTTCTCGCAGGGCGAGGCTGCCGCCGCGCTGCTGTGCCCGGATGAAGTCCTTGATGTGGAGCACGCCGACGACGGCGTCGAGCGACCCGTCGATCACCGGGTAGCGGCTCCGCTCCGACGACGTGATCCGATCGAACACCTCGTCGGCGGGGGTGGTGGTGTCGAGCGTCTCGACACGGCTGCGCGGCACCATCAGTTCTTCGGCGGTTCGTTCGTCGAGCTCGAACACGTTGCGGATCAGGTCGCGCTGCATCATCCCGAGCTGTCCGCTGCTGGCGGTCTCATCGGTGACGATCGCCAGTTCGGCGCTCGTGTAGAGCGCCAACCGCTGATCGGGTTCGGGAATGCGCAGCAGCCGCATCAGACCGAGCGCGGCCGCGTTGAGCACCTTGACCGCCGGCCGGAACACGAGGCCGAACACCCGCATCACCGGGTTGATGCGGAGACTCACCGTTTCCGGAGCCTGCAGCGCGAGCGCCTTCGGGATCATCTCGCCGAACACGACGTGCATGTAGGTGATGCCACTCAGGGCGATGATGAACCCGACCGTGTGGGCGGCGGCGTGGGACAGGCCCCAGTCCTCGAACGGTCCGTAGAGCCAACCCGCCACCGCCGGTTCGCCGTACATGCCGAGCCCGATGCTGGCGAGCGTGATCCCGAGCTGCGCGATCGCGATGTAGCCGTCCTTGCCGGTGGGGTCGTCGAACACGCCGAGCAGCGACTGTGCCGGCCGGCTGCCGTCGTCGGCGAGGGTCTGCAGTCGGCTCCGGCGGGCGCCGACCAGGGCGAACTCGGCGGCCACGAACGCGCCGTTGGCCACCACGAGCACGACGATCACGAGGATCGGGATCACGACGTCGGACATCACCGCGCATCACCCGGTTCGTCGAAGCTCGCCCTGACGACTCCTCGACCGTTCATGGTGTCGACCCGGATGACGGGGCCGCCGGGGATCGTGATCGTGTCGCCGGGGAGGGGTGTGCGTCCGAGGTGGTGCCAGACGAGCCCCCCGACGGTGTCGACGACGGCATCGCCGAAGTCGAGGTCGAATCGGTCGTGCAGCGTCGCGAGCAGCACGTCGCCGCGCACCGAGACGCGTCCGTCGCCGACGACGATCGGGTCCTCCTCGAGGTCGAACTCGTCCTGGATCTCACCGAAGACTTCCTCGATCGCATCTTCGAGCGTGACGAGGCCGGCGACGTCGCCGTACTCGTTGACGACGAGCGCGCAGTGTTGCGACTCGTCGCTCAGTGTGCGCCAGAGTCTCGGAACGGTCACGACCTCGGCGACCGCGACGACCGGGCGGGTGACGTCGCCGACCGAACCGTCGGGGTGCGACTGGGCGTGCACGAAGATGTCGCGGAGGTGGGCGATCCCGACGACGTCACCGTCGGCACCGGTGACCGGGAACCTGGTGTGCGGCCCGACCGCGAGTTGCGTCAGCGCGTCGGCGACACCGGTCGCTTCCGGCACGGTCACGAGTCGCGGGCGTGGGGTCATGATCTCGCGGACTCGGCGAGCATCGACGTTGAGGATCCCGGCGAGCATGTCGCGCTCGGAGGCGTCGATCAGGCCGCCCTCGGCGCTGGCCCGGTAGAGGCCCGCGAGCTCTTCGGGTGAGTGCACGTGCGCGTGGCTGTGGTCGATCTGCAGCTTCCACAGCTTCATCAACTTGGTCGCCGACCCGTTGAACAGACCGACGAGGGGGCTGAACACCCACTGGCTGACCCGCATCGGAGCGAGCGTGGCCGTCGCGAGTCGTTCTGGATAGCGCAGCGCGACGGTCTTGGGGAGCAGCTCACCGATCACGACCTGCATCGCGGTGACGAACACCAGCACGATGAACACCGCGGCGCCACGTCCTCCGACGCTGCCCAGCGACGGTTCCAGCACAGGGGTCAGTTGCGCCTGGCCGTAGGCACCGGCGACCAGGCTGCTGAGCGTGATGCCGATCTGGCACGCGGCGACGTAACCATCGAGCCGCTTGGGGTCGGCCATGATTGCCAGGAGACGTTTCGCCGAGCCGCTGCCCGCCGCTGCGTCTTGCTGCACACGCGAACGCCGTGAGCCGACCGTGGCGAACTCGGCCGCCACATACAGCGCGTT encodes:
- a CDS encoding ABC transporter ATP-binding protein; this translates as MLNVSKLCSGYGAIRALTDLDLELPPRGFIAIIGSNGAGKSTALNSIAGLHKPISGSVLLDGEDIAGMKPHDVVKRGLAIVPEGRMVVAPLTVEENLDLARFNKRAREPYRKTLDQVYDLFPRLAERRSQHAGLLSGGEQQMLALGRALMTQPRVLLLDEPSMGLAPSIVDLVFDAINQIRQLDLGIVLVEQNATLALAIADHAYVLERGRLVIDGPPSVLADSPEVMDAYLG
- a CDS encoding ABC transporter ATP-binding protein, which encodes MSATDVTTKAEQPALSVDRLSKAFGGLRAVDSLSFDVPANSIFGLLGPNGAGKTTVLNLISGLMKADSGTVSVFGDSVERLSAHRVAAAGIARTYQNVRLFPGLTVLETVVTGSYRQRSSQLWQSVLCLPSERRERREAEEKARALLDRVGVTAPPERLAESLPYGEQRRVEIARALATDPRVIMLDEPTAGMNDVESDALGQLLVNLRDEGLSLVLIEHNIKLVLNFCSHAVVMNFGELITEGTPRECVENEEVQAAYFGKQSDAERVQAVLGVRGDSSPD
- a CDS encoding branched-chain amino acid ABC transporter permease gives rise to the protein MIAFLEFFTDYKSTFTFGLIYGLFALSTYASLASGVLSVAAASFGAVGGFTYARIRLDHDLGLGLGLLIGIGVGMATAIILSFVLLRLASHYVAMATIALVLITRVFIVNLPDLTGGANGISVPRQSSLWSVLAVTAVSLFIFWRLANSRYGMAAVTVREDPQAASTLGVDPRHVQRIGLLLSGGIGGVAGVLMADQLQFIGPNTFYIDLAFTMLAAVVLGGAYHWFGAIVGAMVFRFLPELLSEFIDDGHEIANGILLVIIMIYLPRGIVDPRRRKQRERPLWPPSRRSSSGPAIDEQPEAVLS
- a CDS encoding branched-chain amino acid ABC transporter permease, whose protein sequence is MTLFFQQLLNGIALGSTYALFAFGFGLVFATLGILNVAHGMFASWGALIALWCVEKYDLPFVGAVIVGIVGAGFIGVAVDRLAFNPLRKRGTGLLGTIITSIGVSIVLGSLVDRFTDHRSKRFPSGTFSEELISVGSLGLQFIQIVNIIAAFTLAAGLYVLMRHTRIGSGIRAVGYDPNAAAISGVNSGRIILLTAFLAAAIAGLAGVLAGGATSNISRGMGDGLLFKGFAAVVVGGFGDVRGTLAGGLLIGVAEVMGAQYISSSFRDAITFGLLFAVLLVRPRGLFSELELKRA
- a CDS encoding ABC transporter substrate-binding protein; this encodes MTASRPTARRRIVGATLAAVLVLAACGGDDDDAGDAGDTPTEDESTADSTADDVTDEASDDMSDDASDDMSDDASDDMSDEPATTEEPTEEASGLPAGEYTIGFEALTSGPAAFAGVPLANGANLAVKIINEEGLLGEGVTLRMDEEDAGGDAAKAIGIVEGFLSDDVSAVLCCALSSVAGSVKPILANAQTAGVVTSAILPGLNEPPYMYRPVLLLGDPAYKEMIDGLNSDGSMSTGVIVVTADNDGMTNEGVIWADAFSGAGIEVLETVDTATGDTDFSGPATQIIDENPDVVALSMLGQEATLLAKALRDRGYEGRLVTTYGISNAANYEIGGDTLDGIIFPIAFTPQMTTPEAVAFTEAYEAEHGEVPDVFAAQGYTAVLVAAEGLRLAGTGDSEAVAQAMAGITEMTTPYGQIVFEDGQASLASPTTFMQWNADGSQTIWTP
- a CDS encoding riboflavin kinase: MSNRDSLTCATETVVLNATELCGTVELGDQRGRTIGFPTANLPLAATSALANGVYAGRVTLSDGRQFVAAVNVGHRPTIYTDGVRLVEAHLIGFDGDLYGSTIVVRLTRRLRDEQRFGSLEELQAQIALDTERAIEAAG
- a CDS encoding hemolysin family protein — protein: MSDVVIPILVIVVLVVANGAFVAAEFALVGARRSRLQTLADDGSRPAQSLLGVFDDPTGKDGYIAIAQLGITLASIGLGMYGEPAVAGWLYGPFEDWGLSHAAAHTVGFIIALSGITYMHVVFGEMIPKALALQAPETVSLRINPVMRVFGLVFRPAVKVLNAAALGLMRLLRIPEPDQRLALYTSAELAIVTDETASSGQLGMMQRDLIRNVFELDERTAEELMVPRSRVETLDTTTPADEVFDRITSSERSRYPVIDGSLDAVVGVLHIKDFIRAQQRGGSLALRELMRRIPTVPGTATAEDVLERFRREQTHAALVVDEHGATLGIVTMDDIIADVMDQETHADERGPVRHDDGSLSLSGEVTLHELADDHGIVIEHPDVTTIAGVVLAATAVLPTVGTSATVQGHDLTVEEVRGRKITRIRVRPQDPEADTDLSPVGDRAPH
- a CDS encoding hemolysin family protein, translated to MNVVVPLLVITVMVAFNALYVAAEFATVGSRRSRVQQDAAAGSGSAKRLLAIMADPKRLDGYVAACQIGITLSSLVAGAYGQAQLTPVLEPSLGSVGGRGAAVFIVLVFVTAMQVVIGELLPKTVALRYPERLATATLAPMRVSQWVFSPLVGLFNGSATKLMKLWKLQIDHSHAHVHSPEELAGLYRASAEGGLIDASERDMLAGILNVDARRVREIMTPRPRLVTVPEATGVADALTQLAVGPHTRFPVTGADGDVVGIAHLRDIFVHAQSHPDGSVGDVTRPVVAVAEVVTVPRLWRTLSDESQHCALVVNEYGDVAGLVTLEDAIEEVFGEIQDEFDLEEDPIVVGDGRVSVRGDVLLATLHDRFDLDFGDAVVDTVGGLVWHHLGRTPLPGDTITIPGGPVIRVDTMNGRGVVRASFDEPGDAR